The genomic segment GGCTGGGAGGTCTTTgggagaggaggcccagctgggtgcagcctgaggtcaccCACTCTGAAAGGCCTCAGTGAGTCTCTCCCAGGGGGCAGACTTGCTCTGTGGCCAGCCctgtccaccctccccccccagcccaggACGCCGCCGTCCTCTCTTCCTTGGAATTCTTAGGCCTTCCTCCACTCACTTCTTTCTGGAACCCCAAAGCCACCGCCCCCCCCAGGTTTCCTGCCCCACATTCTCTCCTGTAAGGGCTTGTCATCTGGTGACCCTGCTGGTCAGTCAGGGTTGTTGGCCTGTCCCCCACCGATGGCTGGGTTGGCTCAGactcagaggagaggaaggaaagaaatggggtcCTCAGACCCGAGGGAGCAGTGAGCAGTCGGGGCACACCTTGCGACACCCCAGGGACAGCGTGGTGTGGACGAGGGGCTGCGAGAGGAAGGGTGTTTGCGGGGCGGGGAGGCCGACCacagaggaggcccaggaggcaggggcccCAGAGACAGCTCAGAGCCGAGGGACAAGTCTGCTTGGCTGCTCCCTACCTGTTTGTGGTGCCTTTCCGGGGACCCCTTGACAAGGCAGCTGCGGCTGAGGCGGAGGTAGCCCCCCAGGACCGAGATCTCCTCGGCGGTCGGGTACCGCTTCTTCCCAGCCCCCGGGGCCGCAGCCTCAGCGGGGGCCGGAGCGGCAGGGGCTGCGTGGGGCGCAGACCGCCTGGGGTTGACGGTGAAGGTGTGTCCACTGCGGCGGGgggcccccagccccggccctgccttcaCCCCATAGAACAGCCGGCTCATGAGGGGATCCCCAGGGGACTGGGGGGCCGGTGGGGGGGGAGACAGAGGCGCGGGTGGGGGCCGCGGCTCCTCGGcttcctcttcctgctgcctCGAGCCTCCAGGCCCCGCgtcctggggcgggagggggcagggcccagcGCAGCGGCTCCGCAGGGCGCGCGGCCCCTGAGCCCCCGCCTCCTCCGCAGCCTCCACCCCGAGAGGCCCCAGGTGCTTCCCGGCGGACTCTGGAGGAGCCGGCTTCCCGGTCGGAGTCTCTGTGTCCCTGGCTGTCCATTCTCGAGCCTTCCCAGAGTGCAGGGTCCATTTCCACCCTTCGGTCAGCCCggggtccccctcccctccctcggTGGGGCTGGGGCTCCGCTCTGCGGTCTGCCCCTCTGCCGTCTGCCCGCCGTCAGGGCTCCCGCCCGCAGCCTCGCGCGTCAGGGTCTCGGGCGGCCCTGTGAGCTCCTCCGGGGGTGCCCTCGGGGCCCGCCCGTCTCCTCTTCTCCCACATTCCTCGGAGCTGCCTTTCCCTTCTCCTGAGCTCAGACTCCATTCCGACGCCTCCAGTGGCTTCGAACTCTGCTCCTGAGACTCTGCGCAGCCAGGCCTCCATTTAGGGGCCTCCGTTGGGCCCAAGTGCTGGCCGTCAGACTCCACTGGGCTCAGCCTGCAGCCGGCCGCCCCCTTCCTCCCGGGGCTTTG from the Eptesicus fuscus isolate TK198812 chromosome 10, DD_ASM_mEF_20220401, whole genome shotgun sequence genome contains:
- the PPP1R18 gene encoding phostensin, translating into MATIPDWKLQLLARRRQEEAAVRGREKAERERLSQMPAWKRGLLERRRAKLGLCPGEPSPVSGPPEAGPPDPDKSAVLLEAIGPVHQNRFIRQERQQQQQRRSDELLAERRLGPSEAREWRPSPGEMQEPSPRERESGEERLSPREAGDRRLGAGGARESSPRPSEARDRPRPGEAADRASGLPEARRWRLSPGEADRGLMPAEPREQSPGRKGAAGCRLSPVESDGQHLGPTEAPKWRPGCAESQEQSSKPLEASEWSLSSGEGKGSSEECGRRGDGRAPRAPPEELTGPPETLTREAAGGSPDGGQTAEGQTAERSPSPTEGGEGDPGLTEGWKWTLHSGKAREWTARDTETPTGKPAPPESAGKHLGPLGVEAAEEAGAQGPRALRSRCAGPCPLPPQDAGPGGSRQQEEEAEEPRPPPAPLSPPPPAPQSPGDPLMSRLFYGVKAGPGLGAPRRSGHTFTVNPRRSAPHAAPAAPAPAEAAAPGAGKKRYPTAEEISVLGGYLRLSRSCLVKGSPERHHKQLKISFSETALETTYQYPSESSVLRELGPEPEAPSAPAAPPPDDDEDEEEELPAEPPGGLRSKALLVDESCRR